A region of Drosophila suzukii chromosome 2L, CBGP_Dsuzu_IsoJpt1.0, whole genome shotgun sequence DNA encodes the following proteins:
- the LOC108019968 gene encoding uncharacterized protein isoform X11 — MNQVNFSEKIKDQGPCARVRKIRPINMGGNVEQRPWTPTVRIGRIAAETTNPGPATVQLPTLIGSKVPDSKKKAAPSYSFGHKLGGKYATSGPGPAQYNVTGMRAKGRDYPRAATLQSRPKELTRFSNPGPGEYDVVPAAKAVIDATPKYTFGQRPAALKTFQIPAPGAYCPEKVKLNKTPEFSFGIKHHEQRPDYTPAPGAYEPEKCVLSRTPAFSFGHRMDLAKSSDTPAPGTYNPEKVRMDHTPSFTLSGRPETRSVSETPAPGSYAPEKYRNDRTPAFTFGGKHEQRLESSTPAPGDYCPEKVRHDHNPAFSFAGRHELHKTSDTPAPGAYDTEKVRQDHNPAFSFAGRHDLQKPSETPAPGAYSPEKVRQDHNPAFSMAGKHIQKLTIETPAPGDYCPEKVRLDHTPAYSFGVKNDPKVENNTPAPGDYHPEKVRQDHNPAFSFAGRHDLHKPSETPAPGAYSPEKVRQDHNPAFSMAGKYDQKISNGTPAPGDYSPEKVRLDHTPAYSFGSKNDPKVENNTPAPGDYHPEKIRQDHNPAFSFAGRYDLQKPSDTPAPGAYSPEKVRQDHNPAFTMAGKYIDKLTNGTPAPGDYYPEKVRLDHTPAYTFGGKNDPKVENNTPAPGDYHPEKVRQDHNPAFSFAGRYDLQKPSDTPAPGAYSPEKVRQDHNPAFTMAGKHIDKLTNGTPAPGDYSPEKVRLDHTPAYTFGGKNDPKIENHTPAPGDYHPEKVRQDHNPAFSFAGRHDLHKPSETPAPGAYYPEKTRQDHNPAFSMTGRQIEKLTNGTPAPGDYCPEKVRLDHTPAYTFGSKNDPKVENNTPAPGDYHPEKVRQDHNPAFSFAGRYDLQKPSDNPAPGAYSPEKVRQDHNPAFTMAGKHIDKITNGTPAPGDYSPEKVRLDHTPAYTFGGKNDPKVENNTPAPGDYHPEKVRQDHNPAFSFAGRHDLHKPSETPAPGAYSPEKVRQDHNPAFSMAGKHDPKVSNDTPAPGDYSPEKCRLDHTPSYTFAGKNDPKIENHTPAPGDYHPEKVRQDHNPAFSFAGRHDLHKPSDTPAPGAYCPEKTRQDHNPAFSMTGRHIEKLTNGTPAPGDYCPEKVRLDHTPAYSFGSKNDPKVENNTPAPGDYHPEKVRQDHNPAFSFAGRHDLHKPSETPAPGDYSPEKVRQDHNPSFTMAGKHDPRVTNDTPAPGDYSPEKVRLDQAPSFSFGGKYDPKTEHHHPAPCDYAPERVRHDHTPAYTIAGRPAAEHVSQTPAPCDYHPEQCQVDSTPAFTFGMRLGRERISDTPAPSAYEPEKHSQHFTPAYSFGTKSDIRMTTDSPAPGHYHPEQCKQDSSPAYSFGLKTVPTASLPEPRGVYIEDRIVQRRERRLASPVRNNAECTTTTTNNTTNNAGGNSTTTTTTTTTTRTFVNGVEQPELLEKQTTKQVNGTHKELKSAPPEPPAPLSNGQVKHSKLEAYTMQQVAHGQQESGDLKVVTSGKSDASATKAAAESHQRVVRPDGAIVTSGQSSRMQTVKYAVEASSVQDKIISS, encoded by the exons ATGAACCAG GTAAACTTTTCGGAAAAGATCAAGGATCAGGGACCCTGCGCCCGCGTCCGTAAGATTCGTCCAATAAACATGGGCGGTAATGTGGAGCAGCGTCCTTGGACTCCAACGGTCCGAATCGGTAGGATTGCAGCCGAAACTACCAATCCAGGTCCAGCCACCGTACAGCTTCCGACGTTGATCG GTAGCAAAGTTCCGGATTCGAAGAAGAAGGCTGCTCCCTCGTACTCCTTTGGTCACAAATTGGGCGGGAAGTACGCCACCTCTGGACCTGGACCAGCGCAATACAATGTGACAGGTATGAGGGCTAAGGGCCGTGATTATCCCCGAGCAGCCACTCTGCAGAGTCGCCCCAAGGAACTCACTCGGTTCTCCAACCCCGGACCCGGCGAGTATGATGTGGTACCGGCTGCCAAGGCTGTGATCGATGCCACGCCCAAATACACCTTTGGCCAACGACCGGCCGCCTTGAAGACCTTCCAGATTCCAG CTCCTGGCGCCTATTGTCCCGAAAAGGTGAAGCTCAACAAGACGCCGGAGTTCAGTTTTGGCATCAAACATCACGAACAGAGACCAGATTATACGCCAG CCCCCGGAGCATACGAACCCGAGAAGTGCGTGCTGAGCAGGACGCCTGCCTTCAGCTTTGGCCACCGCATGGACCTCGCCAAGTCCAGCGACACGCCCGCGCCGGGCACCTACAATCCCGAGAAGGTGCGGATGGACCACACGCCCTCCTTCACCCTCTCCGGACGCCCCGAAACGAGGTCCGTCAGCGAGACCCCGGCGCCCGGTTCGTATGCCCCGGAAAAGTACCGCAACGACCGAACGCCGGCCTTCACCTTCGGCGGTAAGCACGAGCAGCGCCTCGAGAGCTCCACTCCGGCACCGGGCGACTACTGCCCCGAAAAAGTCCGGCACGATCACAATCCCGCTTTCTCATTCGCCGGTCGCCACGAATTGCACAAGACTAGCGACACTCCAGCACCCGGCGCCTATGATACGGAAAAAGTCCGGCAGGATCACAATCCCGCCTTCTCCTTTGCCGGTCGTCATGATCTTCAGAAGCCCAGTGAAACTCCTGCCCCAGGTGCCTATTCCCCCGAGAAAGTTCGTCAAGATCACAATCCAGCTTTCTCCATGGCTGGAAAACATATCCAAAAGTTAACGATCGAAACTCCAGCTCCTGGTGACTACTGTCCTGAGAAGGTTAGACTAGATCACACTCCCGCCTATAGTTTTGGGGTGAAGAACGATCCGAAAGTAGAGAACAACACTCCAGCCCCTGGGGACTATCACCCCGAAAAGGTCAGGCAGGATCATAACCCTGCGTTTTCCTTTGCTGGACGCCACGACCTGCACAAACCCAGTGAGACCCCTGCTCCAGGAGCTTACTCTCCGGAGAAAGTAAGGCAAGATCACAATCCTGCTTTCTCGATGGCTGGCAAGTATGATCAGAAGATTTCCAATGGTACCCCTGCTCCAGGGGACTACAGTCCCGAAAAGGTTAGACTAGATCACACACCTGCTTATAGTTTTGGAAGTAAGAATGATCCTAAAGTTGAGAACAATACCCCCGCTCCAGGAGATTATCATCCTGAGAAAATTAGGCAGGACCACAATCCCGCCTTCTCCTTTGCTGGTCGCTATGATCTTCAAAAACCAAGTGATACTCCCGCCCCTGGTGCCTATTCCCCCGAGAAAGTTCGTCAAGATCACAACCCTGCCTTTACGATGGCTGGCAAATATATCGATAAGCTTACAAATGGAACACCAGCTCCTGGTGACTACTATCCTGAAAAAGTTAGATTAGATCATACACCTGCGTACACTTTTGGTGGCAAAAACGATCCTAAAGTAGAGAACAATACACCAGCTCCAGGTGATTATCATCCTGAGAAAGTTAGGCAGGACCACAATCCCGCCTTCTCCTTTGCTGGTCGCTATGACCTTCAAAAACCAAGTGATACTCCCGCCCCTGGTGCATATTCCCCCGAGAAGGTTCGTCAAGATCATAATCCTGCCTTTACGATGGCTGGCAAACATATCGATAAGCTTACAAATGGAACACCAGCTCCTGGTGACTACAGCCCAGAAAAAGTTCGATTAGATCACACACCTGCCTACACTTTTGGTGGCAAAAACGATCCCAAAATTGAAAACCATACCCCAGCTCCAGGTGATTATCATCCTGAGAAAGTTAGGCAAGATCACAATCCCGCCTTTTCTTTCGCTGGTCGTCATGATCTTCACAAGCCCAGCGAAACTCCCGCTCCAGGGGCCTACTACCCCGAAAAAACTAGACAGGATCATAATCCCGCCTTCTCAATGACTGGCAGACAAATCGAAAAGCTTACAAATGGCACTCCAGCTCCTGGAGATTACTGCCCAGAGAAGGTTCGCTTAGATCATACTCCAGCTTATACTTTTGGTAGTAAGAACGATCCGAAGGTGGAGAACAATACCCCCGCTCCAGGAGATTATCATCCGGAAAAGGTAAGGCAGGACCACAATCCCGCCTTCTCCTTTGCTGGTCGTTATGACCTTCAAAAACCGAGTGATAATCCCGCCCCTGGTGCCTATTCCCCCGAAAAAGTTCGTCAAGATCACAATCCTGCCTTTACAATGGCTGGCAAACATATCGATAAGATAACCAATGGTACACCAGCTCCTGGTGACTACAGCCCAGAAAAAGTTCGATTAGATCACACACCTGCCTACACTTTTGGTGGCAAGAACGATCCTAAAGTAGAGAACAATACACCAGCTCCAGGTGATTATCATCCTGAGAAAGTTAGGCAAGATCACAATCCAGCCTTTTCCTTCGCTGGCCGTCATGATCTGCACAAACCCAGCGAAACTCCCGCTCCTGGAGCCTATTCTCCAGAAAAAGTCCGACAAGATCATAACCCTGCCTTCTCGATGGCGGGCAAACATGATCCCAAGGTCTCTAATGATACTCCTGCCCCTGGTGACTATAGTCCCGAAAAGTGCCGTCTAGATCATACACCCTCCTATACGTTTGCTGGGAAAAATGATCCCAAAATTGAAAACCATACCCCAGCTCCAGGTGATTATCATCCTGAGAAAGTTAGGCAAGATCACAATCCAGCCTTTTCTTTCGCTGGCCGTCATGATCTTCACAAGCCCAGTGACACTCCCGCTCCAGGGGCCTACTGCCCCGAAAAAACTAGACAGGATCATAATCCCGCCTTCTCAATGACTGGCAGACACATCGAAAAGCTTACAAATGGCACTCCAGCTCCTGGAGATTACTGCCCAGAGAAGGTTCGCCTTGATCATACTCCAGCTTATAGCTTTGGTAGTAAGAACGATCCGAAGGTGGAGAACAATACACCAGCTCCTGGGGACTATCATCCAGAAAAGGTTAGACAAGATCACAACCCCGCCTTCTCCTTCGCCGGTCGTCATGATCTCCATAAACCAAGTGAGACCCCCGCTCCGGGTGATTACTCTCCAGAGAAGGTTCGACAAGATCACAATCCATCCTTTACAATGGCGGGAAAGCATGATCCTAGGGTCACCAATGACACCCCGGCACCTGGGGACTACAGCCCGGAGAAGGTGCGACTGGACCAAGCACCTTCATTCAGCTTTGGCGGCAAATATGACCCCAAAACGGAACACCATCATCCTGCGCCTTGCGACTACGCCCCCGAGAGAGTTCGCCACGACCATACACCCGCCTACACAATTGCAGGTCGTCCCGCCGCCGAACACGTGAGCCAGACCCCGGCTCCCTGTGACTATCATCCGGAGCAGTGCCAGGTGGACAGCACGCCGGCGTTCACCTTTGGCATGCGACTGGGAAGGGAGCGCATCTCGGACACGCCAG CACCCTCTGCTTATGAGCCGGAGAAGCACTCACAACACTTCACACCCGCCTACAGCTTTGGCACTAAGTCGGACATCCGCATGACCACCGATTCCCCAG CCCCCGGTCACTATCATCCCGAGCAGTGCAAGCAGGATAGCTCGCCAGCCTATAGTTTTGGCCTAAAGACAGTGCCAACTGCTTCACTTCCAG AACCCAGGGGCGTCTACATCGAAGATCGCATTGTCCAAAGACGCGAACGCCGCCTGGCAAGTCCCG TACGCAACAATGCGGAATGCACCACCACAACCACCAACAACACCACCAACAATGCTGGTGGCAACAGCACCACAACTACcaccacaaccaccaccactAGAACCTTTGTCAATGGAGTGGAGCAGCCAGAGTTGCTGGAAAAGCAGACCACCAAGCAGGTGAATGGCACCCACAAAGAGCTTAAGTCCGCACCACCAGAACCACCTGCACCACTGAGCAATGGCCAAGTGAAGCACTCGAAGTTGGAGGCCTACACGATGCAGCAGGTGGCCCACGGTCAGCAGGAGAGTGGTGACCTAAAGGTGGTGACCAGTGGTAAGTCCGATGCCAGTGCCACCAAGGCGGCGGCCGAGAGCCACCAGAGGGTGGTGCGTCCAGATGGCGCCATCGTGACCAGCGGCCAATCCTCGAGGATGCAGACGGTCAAGTACGCTGTGGAGGCCAGCAGCGTGCAGGACAAGATTATCAG CTCCTAA
- the LOC108019968 gene encoding uncharacterized protein isoform X1, whose translation MNQVNFSEKIKDQGPCARVRKIRPINMGGNVEQRPWTPTVRIGRIAAETTNPGPATVQLPTLIGSKVPDSKKKAAPSYSFGHKLGGKYATSGPGPAQYNVTGMRAKGRDYPRAATLQSRPKELTRFSNPGPGEYDVVPAAKAVIDATPKYTFGQRPAALKTFQIPGPNHYQVVPLDVVKRRAPRYSFRIKVNVYFVNNPAPNSYCPEKVTQSKKNAPRYTFGRRTKIEHDQGTPAPGAYCPEKVKLNKTPEFSFGIKHHEQRPDYTPAPGTYKPEQVVQEHIPAFSFGLKTKHIQVSDTPAPGAYSPEKSRLHSTPAYSITGKASHDVVDCTPAPGAYEPEKCVLSRTPAFSFGHRMDLAKSSDTPAPGTYNPEKVRMDHTPSFTLSGRPETRSVSETPAPGSYAPEKYRNDRTPAFTFGGKHEQRLESSTPAPGDYCPEKVRHDHNPAFSFAGRHELHKTSDTPAPGAYDTEKVRQDHNPAFSFAGRHDLQKPSETPAPGAYSPEKVRQDHNPAFSMAGKHIQKLTIETPAPGDYCPEKVRLDHTPAYSFGVKNDPKVENNTPAPGDYHPEKVRQDHNPAFSFAGRHDLHKPSETPAPGAYSPEKVRQDHNPAFSMAGKYDQKISNGTPAPGDYSPEKVRLDHTPAYSFGSKNDPKVENNTPAPGDYHPEKIRQDHNPAFSFAGRYDLQKPSDTPAPGAYSPEKVRQDHNPAFTMAGKYIDKLTNGTPAPGDYYPEKVRLDHTPAYTFGGKNDPKVENNTPAPGDYHPEKVRQDHNPAFSFAGRYDLQKPSDTPAPGAYSPEKVRQDHNPAFTMAGKHIDKLTNGTPAPGDYSPEKVRLDHTPAYTFGGKNDPKIENHTPAPGDYHPEKVRQDHNPAFSFAGRHDLHKPSETPAPGAYYPEKTRQDHNPAFSMTGRQIEKLTNGTPAPGDYCPEKVRLDHTPAYTFGSKNDPKVENNTPAPGDYHPEKVRQDHNPAFSFAGRYDLQKPSDNPAPGAYSPEKVRQDHNPAFTMAGKHIDKITNGTPAPGDYSPEKVRLDHTPAYTFGGKNDPKVENNTPAPGDYHPEKVRQDHNPAFSFAGRHDLHKPSETPAPGAYSPEKVRQDHNPAFSMAGKHDPKVSNDTPAPGDYSPEKCRLDHTPSYTFAGKNDPKIENHTPAPGDYHPEKVRQDHNPAFSFAGRHDLHKPSDTPAPGAYCPEKTRQDHNPAFSMTGRHIEKLTNGTPAPGDYCPEKVRLDHTPAYSFGSKNDPKVENNTPAPGDYHPEKVRQDHNPAFSFAGRHDLHKPSETPAPGDYSPEKVRQDHNPSFTMAGKHDPRVTNDTPAPGDYSPEKVRLDQAPSFSFGGKYDPKTEHHHPAPCDYAPERVRHDHTPAYTIAGRPAAEHVSQTPAPCDYHPEQCQVDSTPAFTFGMRLGRERISDTPAPSAYEPEKHSQHFTPAYSFGTKSDIRMTTDSPAPGHYHPEQCKQDSSPAYSFGLKTVPTASLPEPRGVYIEDRIVQRRERRLASPVRNNAECTTTTTNNTTNNAGGNSTTTTTTTTTTRTFVNGVEQPELLEKQTTKQVNGTHKELKSAPPEPPAPLSNGQVKHSKLEAYTMQQVAHGQQESGDLKVVTSGKSDASATKAAAESHQRVVRPDGAIVTSGQSSRMQTVKYAVEASSVQDKIISS comes from the exons ATGAACCAG GTAAACTTTTCGGAAAAGATCAAGGATCAGGGACCCTGCGCCCGCGTCCGTAAGATTCGTCCAATAAACATGGGCGGTAATGTGGAGCAGCGTCCTTGGACTCCAACGGTCCGAATCGGTAGGATTGCAGCCGAAACTACCAATCCAGGTCCAGCCACCGTACAGCTTCCGACGTTGATCG GTAGCAAAGTTCCGGATTCGAAGAAGAAGGCTGCTCCCTCGTACTCCTTTGGTCACAAATTGGGCGGGAAGTACGCCACCTCTGGACCTGGACCAGCGCAATACAATGTGACAGGTATGAGGGCTAAGGGCCGTGATTATCCCCGAGCAGCCACTCTGCAGAGTCGCCCCAAGGAACTCACTCGGTTCTCCAACCCCGGACCCGGCGAGTATGATGTGGTACCGGCTGCCAAGGCTGTGATCGATGCCACGCCCAAATACACCTTTGGCCAACGACCGGCCGCCTTGAAGACCTTCCAGATTCCAG GTCCCAACCATTATCAAGTGGTGCCACTTGATGTCGTCAAGCGGCGAGCCCCACGATACTCCTTTCGCATTAAGGTTAACGTGTACTTTGTTAACAATCCAG CTCCGAATAGCTATTGCCCTGAAAAGGTCACGCAATCAAAAAAGAATGCGCCACGCTACACTTTCGGTAGACGAACTAAAATCGAACACGATCAGGGCACACCAG CTCCTGGCGCCTATTGTCCCGAAAAGGTGAAGCTCAACAAGACGCCGGAGTTCAGTTTTGGCATCAAACATCACGAACAGAGACCAGATTATACGCCAG CGCCGGGCACTTACAAACCCGAGCAGGTTGTCCAAGAACACATTCCCGCCTTCAGCTTCGGCTTGAAAACCAAACACATTCAGGTCAGCGACACTCCAG CACCCGGCGCCTACAGCCCCGAAAAGTCGCGACTACACTCTACACCCGCTTACTCAATCACCGGAAAGGCCTCCCATGACGTTGTCGATTGTACACCTG CCCCCGGAGCATACGAACCCGAGAAGTGCGTGCTGAGCAGGACGCCTGCCTTCAGCTTTGGCCACCGCATGGACCTCGCCAAGTCCAGCGACACGCCCGCGCCGGGCACCTACAATCCCGAGAAGGTGCGGATGGACCACACGCCCTCCTTCACCCTCTCCGGACGCCCCGAAACGAGGTCCGTCAGCGAGACCCCGGCGCCCGGTTCGTATGCCCCGGAAAAGTACCGCAACGACCGAACGCCGGCCTTCACCTTCGGCGGTAAGCACGAGCAGCGCCTCGAGAGCTCCACTCCGGCACCGGGCGACTACTGCCCCGAAAAAGTCCGGCACGATCACAATCCCGCTTTCTCATTCGCCGGTCGCCACGAATTGCACAAGACTAGCGACACTCCAGCACCCGGCGCCTATGATACGGAAAAAGTCCGGCAGGATCACAATCCCGCCTTCTCCTTTGCCGGTCGTCATGATCTTCAGAAGCCCAGTGAAACTCCTGCCCCAGGTGCCTATTCCCCCGAGAAAGTTCGTCAAGATCACAATCCAGCTTTCTCCATGGCTGGAAAACATATCCAAAAGTTAACGATCGAAACTCCAGCTCCTGGTGACTACTGTCCTGAGAAGGTTAGACTAGATCACACTCCCGCCTATAGTTTTGGGGTGAAGAACGATCCGAAAGTAGAGAACAACACTCCAGCCCCTGGGGACTATCACCCCGAAAAGGTCAGGCAGGATCATAACCCTGCGTTTTCCTTTGCTGGACGCCACGACCTGCACAAACCCAGTGAGACCCCTGCTCCAGGAGCTTACTCTCCGGAGAAAGTAAGGCAAGATCACAATCCTGCTTTCTCGATGGCTGGCAAGTATGATCAGAAGATTTCCAATGGTACCCCTGCTCCAGGGGACTACAGTCCCGAAAAGGTTAGACTAGATCACACACCTGCTTATAGTTTTGGAAGTAAGAATGATCCTAAAGTTGAGAACAATACCCCCGCTCCAGGAGATTATCATCCTGAGAAAATTAGGCAGGACCACAATCCCGCCTTCTCCTTTGCTGGTCGCTATGATCTTCAAAAACCAAGTGATACTCCCGCCCCTGGTGCCTATTCCCCCGAGAAAGTTCGTCAAGATCACAACCCTGCCTTTACGATGGCTGGCAAATATATCGATAAGCTTACAAATGGAACACCAGCTCCTGGTGACTACTATCCTGAAAAAGTTAGATTAGATCATACACCTGCGTACACTTTTGGTGGCAAAAACGATCCTAAAGTAGAGAACAATACACCAGCTCCAGGTGATTATCATCCTGAGAAAGTTAGGCAGGACCACAATCCCGCCTTCTCCTTTGCTGGTCGCTATGACCTTCAAAAACCAAGTGATACTCCCGCCCCTGGTGCATATTCCCCCGAGAAGGTTCGTCAAGATCATAATCCTGCCTTTACGATGGCTGGCAAACATATCGATAAGCTTACAAATGGAACACCAGCTCCTGGTGACTACAGCCCAGAAAAAGTTCGATTAGATCACACACCTGCCTACACTTTTGGTGGCAAAAACGATCCCAAAATTGAAAACCATACCCCAGCTCCAGGTGATTATCATCCTGAGAAAGTTAGGCAAGATCACAATCCCGCCTTTTCTTTCGCTGGTCGTCATGATCTTCACAAGCCCAGCGAAACTCCCGCTCCAGGGGCCTACTACCCCGAAAAAACTAGACAGGATCATAATCCCGCCTTCTCAATGACTGGCAGACAAATCGAAAAGCTTACAAATGGCACTCCAGCTCCTGGAGATTACTGCCCAGAGAAGGTTCGCTTAGATCATACTCCAGCTTATACTTTTGGTAGTAAGAACGATCCGAAGGTGGAGAACAATACCCCCGCTCCAGGAGATTATCATCCGGAAAAGGTAAGGCAGGACCACAATCCCGCCTTCTCCTTTGCTGGTCGTTATGACCTTCAAAAACCGAGTGATAATCCCGCCCCTGGTGCCTATTCCCCCGAAAAAGTTCGTCAAGATCACAATCCTGCCTTTACAATGGCTGGCAAACATATCGATAAGATAACCAATGGTACACCAGCTCCTGGTGACTACAGCCCAGAAAAAGTTCGATTAGATCACACACCTGCCTACACTTTTGGTGGCAAGAACGATCCTAAAGTAGAGAACAATACACCAGCTCCAGGTGATTATCATCCTGAGAAAGTTAGGCAAGATCACAATCCAGCCTTTTCCTTCGCTGGCCGTCATGATCTGCACAAACCCAGCGAAACTCCCGCTCCTGGAGCCTATTCTCCAGAAAAAGTCCGACAAGATCATAACCCTGCCTTCTCGATGGCGGGCAAACATGATCCCAAGGTCTCTAATGATACTCCTGCCCCTGGTGACTATAGTCCCGAAAAGTGCCGTCTAGATCATACACCCTCCTATACGTTTGCTGGGAAAAATGATCCCAAAATTGAAAACCATACCCCAGCTCCAGGTGATTATCATCCTGAGAAAGTTAGGCAAGATCACAATCCAGCCTTTTCTTTCGCTGGCCGTCATGATCTTCACAAGCCCAGTGACACTCCCGCTCCAGGGGCCTACTGCCCCGAAAAAACTAGACAGGATCATAATCCCGCCTTCTCAATGACTGGCAGACACATCGAAAAGCTTACAAATGGCACTCCAGCTCCTGGAGATTACTGCCCAGAGAAGGTTCGCCTTGATCATACTCCAGCTTATAGCTTTGGTAGTAAGAACGATCCGAAGGTGGAGAACAATACACCAGCTCCTGGGGACTATCATCCAGAAAAGGTTAGACAAGATCACAACCCCGCCTTCTCCTTCGCCGGTCGTCATGATCTCCATAAACCAAGTGAGACCCCCGCTCCGGGTGATTACTCTCCAGAGAAGGTTCGACAAGATCACAATCCATCCTTTACAATGGCGGGAAAGCATGATCCTAGGGTCACCAATGACACCCCGGCACCTGGGGACTACAGCCCGGAGAAGGTGCGACTGGACCAAGCACCTTCATTCAGCTTTGGCGGCAAATATGACCCCAAAACGGAACACCATCATCCTGCGCCTTGCGACTACGCCCCCGAGAGAGTTCGCCACGACCATACACCCGCCTACACAATTGCAGGTCGTCCCGCCGCCGAACACGTGAGCCAGACCCCGGCTCCCTGTGACTATCATCCGGAGCAGTGCCAGGTGGACAGCACGCCGGCGTTCACCTTTGGCATGCGACTGGGAAGGGAGCGCATCTCGGACACGCCAG CACCCTCTGCTTATGAGCCGGAGAAGCACTCACAACACTTCACACCCGCCTACAGCTTTGGCACTAAGTCGGACATCCGCATGACCACCGATTCCCCAG CCCCCGGTCACTATCATCCCGAGCAGTGCAAGCAGGATAGCTCGCCAGCCTATAGTTTTGGCCTAAAGACAGTGCCAACTGCTTCACTTCCAG AACCCAGGGGCGTCTACATCGAAGATCGCATTGTCCAAAGACGCGAACGCCGCCTGGCAAGTCCCG TACGCAACAATGCGGAATGCACCACCACAACCACCAACAACACCACCAACAATGCTGGTGGCAACAGCACCACAACTACcaccacaaccaccaccactAGAACCTTTGTCAATGGAGTGGAGCAGCCAGAGTTGCTGGAAAAGCAGACCACCAAGCAGGTGAATGGCACCCACAAAGAGCTTAAGTCCGCACCACCAGAACCACCTGCACCACTGAGCAATGGCCAAGTGAAGCACTCGAAGTTGGAGGCCTACACGATGCAGCAGGTGGCCCACGGTCAGCAGGAGAGTGGTGACCTAAAGGTGGTGACCAGTGGTAAGTCCGATGCCAGTGCCACCAAGGCGGCGGCCGAGAGCCACCAGAGGGTGGTGCGTCCAGATGGCGCCATCGTGACCAGCGGCCAATCCTCGAGGATGCAGACGGTCAAGTACGCTGTGGAGGCCAGCAGCGTGCAGGACAAGATTATCAG CTCCTAA